A region of the Thermogladius calderae 1633 genome:
CGTAGTATCCGCTTATGACGCCCAGTATCAGCCCTATCAGTGTTGTCGCCACGGCTGCCGTCAAGCCTATCGCCATGGCAACGGGGAACCCGTAGAACAGTATGACCGCTAAGTCTCTGCCGATGTCGTCTGTGCCTAGCAGTCCGAAAGCCGAGCCCTTGAATATAACACGCACGGTCTTAACAGGTAGCCCTGGCAGCTGTGACAGCGGGGCCTCCGTGGAGTAAGACACGATGACGTCTGCAGTGTACGTCCCCGTAAGCGGCTGCGTCTGTATTTCGATGTTGTAGTACTTTGTAGTCGTCTCGAAGTCGTTTATAACTTTCGAGAGCGACGTCATCGCGGAGGACAGGGCACTCGACATCTCTGGTGTGAGAGTGTTGTAGGCGACCGAGAAGGCGTAGGCCTGAGTCAAGTTGCCGAGCGCGGCGTATAGGTGTGGTACCATATCGGAGGGGGTCCTCGAGGTCAGCGCCGACCTCAGCTCTGAGAGGGCTCTGCTGAGGCTATCCTTGACCAAGTCAGAGCCAGGTGCGCCGGGAGTTACGCTGTTCGCGACTGTCTCAACCTGGTGGTATACCGGTAACAGGTCAGAGGACACGTTTCCGAGAGTCACGGTTACCTTGAGCTTCCCGAATATGTAGAACTGCGGGAAGCTCCTCATCAACGTCACAATGTTGTTGATTATCCCGAGCCTCACGACGGACAGCAGAGTCGCGTTATTCCCTATAACGCTGGATAGCTGCGTCTCGTTTATGTACTTCGACCCGAGAGCCTCAGCTATTCCACCGTAGTTGGTCGTCGCCAGTTTCACGTCGGTGGTAACATAGAGCCCAGTTATGTTGCTAACGGTCGGGGTCGAGGTTGTCAGAGTAAACGTCAGGTTGTCTGGCCTCGTCAGTTTAAGGACTATTGTCGGGGCGATCACCTTTGAAGTACCGTTTACCTGGACGTTGAACACGGCGACACCTTGTACCTTGACGAGTATGTCTTGCGGGTACTGCGGCTGTGTCAACGTGTACTTGACAGTGTATATGTAGTACATGAACCCGGCTTGCTCCATCGACGTAGTGGGCCTAGTTAATACGTTGACGCTCTGCGGAGCAACCGGCTGGCCCAAGTAGGCGACCCATGCTGGAGGGACTAGCAGGGGGTTCTCGTCCCAGAAGGACGGGCTCTCCCACATGGCAAGCAAGTTAGAGGGCATTGTAACGGTCGCTACCGCGGATACCCCGACGAGTACGAATAGTAGAGCGAGACCTAC
Encoded here:
- a CDS encoding ABC transporter permease, with amino-acid sequence MAAQQPSLTTLIKQKFVKPLWGGLKEVWSFGTGKVGLALLFVLVGVSAVATVTMPSNLLAMWESPSFWDENPLLVPPAWVAYLGQPVAPQSVNVLTRPTTSMEQAGFMYYIYTVKYTLTQPQYPQDILVKVQGVAVFNVQVNGTSKVIAPTIVLKLTRPDNLTFTLTTSTPTVSNITGLYVTTDVKLATTNYGGIAEALGSKYINETQLSSVIGNNATLLSVVRLGIINNIVTLMRSFPQFYIFGKLKVTVTLGNVSSDLLPVYHQVETVANSVTPGAPGSDLVKDSLSRALSELRSALTSRTPSDMVPHLYAALGNLTQAYAFSVAYNTLTPEMSSALSSAMTSLSKVINDFETTTKYYNIEIQTQPLTGTYTADVIVSYSTEAPLSQLPGLPVKTVRVIFKGSAFGLLGTDDIGRDLAVILFYGFPVAMAIGLTAAVATTLIGLILGVISGYYGGYVDEAIQRTVDVIGNIPLLPILILLGQIALLVFVNNPFMVLMTIITVLIVFGWGGLAITVRTMTLSIKEEPYIEAALALGASNSRVILKHILPQVAAYGVASMVFSVPSAILTEAGLSVLGIRSGYPTWGAVLSRARDSNRYDVWWWILPPGILISITSLAFVLVGLAIERIVEPRLRTL